One part of the Phaenicophaeus curvirostris isolate KB17595 chromosome 2, BPBGC_Pcur_1.0, whole genome shotgun sequence genome encodes these proteins:
- the LRRN4 gene encoding leucine-rich repeat neuronal protein 4 produces MFTSLLILSLLAWNTTSSPVSRAESAASRDVTTFFQLAQDDSWENINLTSMSCEDWKNKTWITLQVTNSSLTSFPICLPETLEILDLSNNLLEEVNGTDIANLPRLRVLSLKQNNLSSVRWGSEALSSLFYLDLSFNKLSSVPSCHSSFLPNLRWLSLAGNPLIELQPLAFSCYPRLQFLNLSATLLGQDDGRGIRDSAFAISRSLSEATGRPGNTINTLDLSGTFLEKIQPEWTRDLPNLSSLHLTRMPRLRSLDTDFIKSMPDIRDLNCQDSHSLEFVRTELFDSAPHLSHLSFENCNLSSFNPWNINSSDSIIINLYGNPLICDCQLSWLLSNPKKVVLQKAWETFCNTSQGDWDSPSTSFSLLELYDKCQSEKNVTLPSSNTPSPEHDAFSLTSSDATTVTTTDSALLTKDAYTSSLIPENVMSTTAANPTELMLTKVNSVSHEEEAVSQSTSNPRSFTTVTTSPGFLQELYSQSSDYSSTPQTEQLKGELRTTDATFPQEGPFSQPSTDSSTRATGNPNATDYSIRSTATHAGEATPQTSPPQLNSTKITAWSKPASTRSLIHYVDDYDYDEQSTETPVQLAYTACDYNPCRHLQKPCSELQSASQCLCPGMSREDEVPDPPMLREVSEVTDSSAQIRWCAPNSVVHTYELMLHAQGNEDRQFVLDNIYSTARQYTLYNLLPYTTYHICVTASNKAGSSQTARQGISGNSCTRFKTKPSYKSIFAALAAASGLFLISTVILSLCLCKARKKPQSEQYGTHLVSYKNPAFDYPLKLQTTN; encoded by the exons ATGTTTACAAGCTTGCTCATCCTCTCTCTGCTGGCATGGAACACGACGTCCAGCCCAGTGAGCAGAGCAGAGTCTGCAGCATCCAGGGACGTCACCACGTTTTTCCAGCTGGCTCAGGACGACTCTTGGGAGAACATTAATCTCACCAGCATGTCCTGCGAGGATTGGAAGAACAAGACCTGGATCACCCTGCAGGTGACCAACAGCAGCCTGACATCTTTCCCCATCTGCCTTCCGGAGACCCTGGAAATCTTGGATCTCAGTAACAACCTCTTAGAAGAGGTGAACGGCACGGACATAGCAAACCTCCCACGGCTGCGCGTCCTCTCACTGAAGCAGAATAATCTCTCGTCAGTTAGATGGGGATCTGAAGCCCTCAGCAGTCTCTTCTACCTGGATTTAAGCTTTAATAAGCTGTCATCTGTGCCGTCGTGCCACAGCTCTTTCCTGCCTAACTTGAGGTGGTTGTCCCTGGCTGGAAATCCACTGATTGAACTCCAGCCACTGGCTTTTTCCTGTTATCCTCGACTACAGTTCCTGAACCTCTCTGCAACACTGCTTGGACAGGATGATGGCAGAGGAATCAGGGATTCTGCTTTTGCCATCAGCAGATCTCTCAGTGAGGCCACGGGCAGGCCTGGAAACACCATCAACACACTTGATCTGAGCGGGACCTTTCTTGAGAAAA ttcaACCAGAGTGGACCAGAGACTTGCCCAACCTCAGCTCACTTCACCTGACAAGGATGCCACGACTAAGAAGCCTTGACACTGACTTCATCAAGTCCATGCCTGATATTAGAGACCTAAACTGTCAAGACTCCCACTCACTAGAGTTTGTGAGGACAGAGTTGTTTGACAGTGCTCCTCATCTGAGCCATCTCTCCTTTGAGAA TTGTAACCTGAGTTCCTTTAATCCTTGGAACATCAATTCATCGGACAGCATCATCATCAACTTGTATGGAAATCCTCTGATATGTGATTGccagctctcctggctgctcTCCAATCCCAAGAAGGTTGTACTGCAAAA GGCTTGGGAGACTTTTTGCAACACATCCCAGGGAGACTGGGACAGCCCTTCAACATCGTTTTCACTGCTAGAACTCTACGATAAATGCCAGTCTGAGAAAAATGTTACACTTCCCAGTTCAAACACACCCTCTCCTGAACACGATGCTTTCAGCCTTACCAGTTCTGATGCCACTACTGTCACAACAACAGACTCTGCTCTGCTAACCAAAGACGCTTATACCAGTTCCCTTATTCCGGAGAATGTAATGAGCACGACAGCAGCCAACCCAACTGAGCTGATGCTCACAAAGGTCAACAGTGTCTCCCACGAGGAGGAGGCAGTTTCCCAATCCACAAGCAATCCCCGTTCCTTCACAACTGTAACCACCTCCCCAGGTTTTCTCCAAGAGCTCTACAGTCAGTCCTCAGATTACAGCTCCACACCTCAAACTGAGCAGCTAAAGGGAGAGCTCAGAACAACCGATGCAACCTTTCCCCAGGAAGGCCCATTCAGCCAGCCCAGCACCGATTCTTCTACTAGAGCAACAGGTAACCCCAATGCCACCGATTATTCTATCCGCTCCACTGCCACTCATGCTGGGGAAGCTACACCACAAACGAGCCCACCACAGCTCAACTCCACAAAGATCACTGCTTGGTCAAAGCCTGCATCCACCAGATCACTGATTCACTATGTAGATGACTATGATTATGATGAACAGTCGACAGAAACACCAGTGCAACTGGCATACACTGCCTGTGACTACAATCCTTGCAGGCACCTTCAGAAGCCATGCAGTGAACTGCAGAGTGCATCCCAATGTTTATGTCCTGGCATGTCGAGGGAAGATGAGGTTCCAGATCCACCGATGCTCAGAGAGGTGTCTGAAGTTACAGACAGCTCTGCGCAGATACGCTGGTGTGCCCCAAATTCAGTTGTTCACACTTATGAGCTCATGCTTCATGCTCAAGGCAATGAGGACAGACAGTTTGTCTTGGACAATATTTATTCCACAGCAAGGCAGTATACTCTGTATAATCTATTACCATACACCACTTACCACATTTGCGTGACCGCTTCAAACAAAGCAGGGTCAAGCCAGACAGCAAGACAGGGAATTTCAGGTAATTCGTGCACcagatttaaaacaaagcccagctacaagtctatctttgctgctctggctgcagcaAGTGgactttttctcatttccacAGTAATTTTGTCTCTATGTCTGTGTAAGGCACGTAAAAAGCCTCAGAGTGAGCAATATGGTACACACTTGGTCTCTTATAAGAACCCAGCATTTGATTATCCGTTAAAACTACAAACAACTAATTAG